One Delphinus delphis chromosome 3, mDelDel1.2, whole genome shotgun sequence genomic region harbors:
- the TMEM174 gene encoding transmembrane protein 174: MEQGRGRMEDFPLNVFSVTPYTPSTADIQVSDDDKAGATLLFSGIFLGLVGITFTIMGWIKHQGASHFEWTQLLGPILLSVGVTFILIAICKFKMLSCQLCKESEERLPDSEQMAGGQSFVFTGINQPITFHGATVVQYIPPPYGSQEPMGMNTTYLQPVVNPCGLIPSGGMVATMPSPPQYYTIYPPENAAFVDDQDYLSFVDGGNNRTGPDAEQIEETQLGDEDSACFSPPRYEEICSLPR; this comes from the exons ATGGAGCAGGGCCGTGGCCGCATGGAAGATTTCCCTCTCAACGTGTTTTCGGTCACTCCTTACACACCCAGTACTGCTGACATCCAGGTGTCGGATGACGACAAGGCGGGGGCCACCTTGCTCTTCTCAGGCATCTTCCTGGGACTGGTGGGGATCACGTTCACCATCATGGGCTGGATCAAACACCAAGGAGCCTCCCACTTTGAATGGACCCAGCTCCTTGGGCCCATCCTGCTGTCAGTGGGGGTGACATTCATCCTGATTGCCATCTGCAAGTTCAAAATGCTCTCTTGCCAATTGTGCAAAGAAAGTGAGGAGAGGCTCCCGGACTCAGAGCAGATGGCAGGAGGACAATCGTTTGTTTTCACTGGTATCAACCAACCCATCACCTTCCATGGGGCCACCGTGGTGCAGTACATCCCTCCTCCTTATGGCTCTCAAGAGCCCATGGGGATGAACACCACCTACCTGCAGCCAGTGGTGAACCCGTGTGGCCTCATACCGTCTGGAGGGATGGTGGCCACCATGCCAAGCCCTCCTCAGTACTACACCATCTACCCTCCAGAGAATGCTGCCTTTGTTGATGACCAGGACTACCTTTCCTTCGTGGATGGTGGAAATAACAG GACCGGCCCTGATGCTGAGCAGATAGAAGAGACACAGCTGGGAGATGAGGACTCTGCCTGCTTCTCTCCTCCCCGCTATGAGGAAATATGCTCCCTCCCTCGCTAG